The Cyprinus carpio isolate SPL01 chromosome A5, ASM1834038v1, whole genome shotgun sequence genome has a segment encoding these proteins:
- the LOC109085354 gene encoding ependymin yields MMNTVKLLCVVFSCLCAVAWASSNRQPCHSPPLTSGTMKVVSTGGHDLASGEFSYDSKANKFRFVEDTAHANKTSHMDVLVHFEEGVLYEIDSKNESCKKETLQFRKHLMEIPPDATHESEIYMGSPSITEQGLRVRVWNGKLPELHAHYSLSTTSCGCLPVSGSYYGDKKDLLFSFFGVETEVDDPQVFVPPAYCEAVAFEEAPDDHSFFDLFHD; encoded by the exons ATGATGAATACAGTCAAGCTGCTCTGTGTGGTTTTCTCCTGCCTTTGTGCTGTTGCCTGGGCTTCATCTAATCGCCAGCCATGTC attCGCCACCATTGACCAGTGGAACAATGAAAGTG GTTTCAACGGGGGGTCATGACCTTGCATCTGGAGAGTTCAGTTATGACTCCAAAGCGAATAAATTTCGTTTTGTGGAGGACACTGCTCATGCGAACAAAACTTCTCATATGGATGTGCTCGTACATTTTGAAGAG GGTGTACTTTATGAGATAGACAGTAAAAATGAAAGTTGCAAGAAGGAGACTCTGCAGTTCCGTAAGCACCTGATGGAGATTCCACCCGATGCCACTCACGAGTCTGAGATTTACATGGGCAGCCCCTCCATCACAGAACAGGGACTCAGAGTTCGGGTGTGGAATGGAAAGTTGCCTGAACTTCATG CTCACTACTCTCTGTCAACCACTTCCTGTGGCTGTTTGCCGGTCTCTGGCTCCTACTATGGTGATAAGAAGGACCTACTCTTCAG TTTCTTCGGGGTTGAAACAGAAGTTGATGACCCACAAGTCTTTGTGCCCCCGGCCTACTGTGAGGCTGTGGCATTTGAGGAGGCTCCAGACGACCACAGCTTCTTTGACCTGTTCCACGACTGA